TCAGGATAAAATAAAAAATCTTGATTGGAGATCTGTTGTTATCTGGGAATGTGAAACAAAAAATATAGAAAATTTAAGAGATAAAATAATTGATGTTTTTAGTTAATAAATTGGTTGACTTTATAAATCTCGGTGCCATATTAAATAAGAATTTAAGAGAAGAAAGATTCAAGAATCTCAAGATAGCAAATTAAATATTTTACAAAAGCAGTTTGATTTTATCGATCTCTTTGCAGGTATAGGTGGCTTTAGAAAAGGCTTTGAATCAATTGGTGGAAATTGTGTTTTTACGAGTGAGATAGATAAATTTGCTCAAGAAACGTATAAAGCTAATTTTCAGACAGAACATAAATTTGCTGGAGATATTAGAGATGTGGATACAAAATCAATACCAAGTCATGATGTTTTACTTGCGGGATTTCCATGCCAGCCTTTTAGTCTTGCAGGCGTAAGTAAAAAAAATTCACTTGGTAAATCTCATGGCTTTGATTGTCAGATCCAAGGGACTTTATTTTTCGAAATAGCAAGAATTCTCGAGCATCATAGACCCAAAGCATTTCTTTTGGAAAACGTAAAAAATCTCAAAAGTCATGATAAAGGTCAGACCTTTAAAACTATTCTTGACGTATTAAAAAATAAGCTTGGTTATAAAGTTCAATATCGTGTAATCAATGCAAAATCTTTCGTCCCTCAAAATAGACAAAGAATTTATATAGTCGGTTTTAGGGAAGAAAACAATTTTAAT
This sequence is a window from Prochlorococcus marinus XMU1419. Protein-coding genes within it:
- the dcm gene encoding DNA (cytosine-5-)-methyltransferase, with protein sequence MDLFAGIGGFRKGFESIGGNCVFTSEIDKFAQETYKANFQTEHKFAGDIRDVDTKSIPSHDVLLAGFPCQPFSLAGVSKKNSLGKSHGFDCQIQGTLFFEIARILEHHRPKAFLLENVKNLKSHDKGQTFKTILDVLKNKLGYKVQYRVINAKSFVPQNRQRIYIVGFREENNFNFDDLIIPDISDGPTLSSVLHSEDGSETFEEPYTIPHLSKVNEKYTITNKLWDYLRMYEKKHRAKGNGFGFGLCKHEDVARTLSARYHKDGAEILIHQGDKKNPRRLTPRECSRLMGFDKTGESNFIIPVSDSQAYRQFGNSVVVPVIQEIARAMSEYIYQKDILKEKIVLPICA